The Lactuca sativa cultivar Salinas chromosome 2, Lsat_Salinas_v11, whole genome shotgun sequence genome includes a window with the following:
- the LOC111883998 gene encoding potassium transporter 2, which translates to MDLEYGNCWANSKKDSWRTTLLLAYQSLGVVYGDLSISPLYVYKSTFAEDIHHSETNEEIFGVLSFVFWTLTLVPLFKYVFIVLRADDNGEGGTFALYSSICRNAKVSLLPNRQVADESLSTYKLEQTPERKNNTKVKMLLEKYKFLHTALLILVLLGTCMVIGDGLLTPAISVFSAVSGLELSMSKDHHQYAVIPITCFILVCLFALQHYGTHRVGFFFAPIVLLWLICISALGVYNIIHWNPKVYQALSPYYMLKFFRKTKKQGWMSLGGILLCITGSEAMFADLGHFSYAAIQIAFTFLVYPALILGYMGQAAYLSKHHEMNDNISYYVSVPESLRWPVLAIAILASVVGSQAIISGTFSIINQSQSLGCFPRVKVVHTSDKIHGQIYIPEINWILMILCIAVTIGFRDIKHMGNASGLAVMAVMLVTTCLTSLVIILCWHKPPIVALFFLLFFGSIELLYFSASLVKFREGAWLPILLALFLVTIMFVWHYASVKKYEYDLHNKVSLEWLLALGPTLGMCRVPGIGLVFTDLTSGIPANFSRFVTNLPAFHRILVFVCVKSVPVPFVPPAERYLLGRVGPASLRAYRCIVRYGYRDVHQDVDSFESDLVKRLADFIHYDWCRPRASSAGDHAGASDRSSGEHRLAVIGNFDVDENMQQESVSLGFQTVESIGDIIEMSSPKERRVRFTVDDNDESENSSSPDVQMRRELEDLLAAQQSGTAFILGHSHVKAKQGSSVFKRLAINFGYNFLRRNCRGPDVVLKVPPASLLEVGMVYVV; encoded by the exons ATGGATCTTGAATATGGAAATTGTTGGGCCAATTCCAAG AAGGATTCATGGAGGACAACTTTGCTGTTAGCTTATCAAAGTCTTGGTGTCGTCTATGGTGACCTCAGCATTTCTCCACTTTACGTTTACAAAAGTACATTTGCAGAAGACATTCATCACTCTGAAACAAACGAAGAGATTTTTGGGGTTCTTTCTTTTGTCTTCTGGACATTAACCCTTGTCCCTCTTTTCAAATACGTGTTCATAGTCCTCCGAGCTGATGATAATGGCGAAG GTGGTACTTTTGCTCTTTATTCGTCGATTTGCCGTAATGCTAAAGTGAGTCTGTTACCAAACCGACAAGTGGCTGATGAATCGTTATCTACATATAAACTTGAGCAAACTCCCGAGagaaaaaacaacacaaaagtGAAAATGTTGCTTGAAAAATACAAGTTTTTGCATACTGCTTTGCTAATTTTGGTTCTTCTTGGCACCTGTATGGTGATCGGAGATGGACTCCTTACACCGGCAATATCTG TTTTTTCTGCAGTTTCTGGGCTTGAGTTATCTATGTCCAAAGATCACCATCAAT ATGCAGTAATACCCATTACTTGCTTCATATTAGTGTGCCTGTTTGCACTACAACACTACGGGACACATCGAGTTGGGTTCTTTTTCGCGCCCATTGTGTTATTATGGCTTATTTGCATAAGTGCCCTTGGTGTATACAATATCATTCATTGGAATCCAAAAGTCTATCAAGCTCTTTCACCTTATTACATGTTAAAGTTCTTCAGGAAGACCAAAAAACAAGGCTGGATGTCTTTAGGAGGGATTTTACTATGCATAACAG GCTCGGAAGCTATGTTTGCTGATCTTGGTCACTTCTCTTATGCTGCAATTCAG ATCGCCTTCACTTTTCTGGTTTACCCGGCGCTCATACTTGGTTACATGGGTCAAGCAGCCTACTTATCAAAGCATCACGAGATGAACGACAACATCAGCTATTACGTTTCGGTCCCAG AAAGCTTGAGGTGGCCGGTGCTTGCAATTGCGATTCTTGCTTCTGTTGTGGGAAGCCAAGCGATCATCAGCGGGACATTCTCGATCATCAACCAAAGTCAATCACTCGGTTGCTTTCCAAGAGTCAAAGTCGTGCATACATCCGATAAAATTCATGGTCAAATCTACATACCGGAGATCAATTGGATACTCATGATCCTATGCATCGCTGTCACCATCGGTTTTCGTGATATCAAACACATGGGAAATGCATCTG GATTGGCGGTGATGGCGGTGATGCTTGTGACAACGTGCCTCACATCATTAGTAATCATTTTATGTTGGCACAAACCGCCAATTGTCGCGTTATTTTTCCTATTATTCTTCGGTTCAATCGAGTTACTCTACTTCTCGGCTTCCCTAGTCAAATTCCGCGAAGGTGCATGGCTACCGATCCTACTCGCCCTCTTCCTAGTCACCATAATGTTCGTTTGGCATTACGCGAGTGTTAAAAAATACGAATACGACCTTCACAATAAGGTCTCGTTAGAATGGCTCCTAGCCTTGGGTCCCACTTTAGGCATGTGTCGTGTACCCGGGATCGGGCTCGTGTTCACCGATTTAACCTCGGGGATCCCCGCAAACTTTTCGCGGTTTGTCACAAACCTTCCGGCGTTCCACCGTATTCTAGTGTTCGTCTGCGTGAAATCGGTACCCGTCCCGTTCGTCCCGCCGGCCGAAAGGTACCTATTAGGGCGTGTGGGTCCCGCGTCCCTTCGAGCTTATCGGTGCATCGTGCGGTACGGGTACCGCGATGTGCATCAAGATGTGGATTCGTTCGAGTCCGATCTCGTTAAACGGTTAGCCGATTTCATCCACTATGATTGGTGCCGACCACGGGCGAGCAGTGCTGGTGATCACGCGGGGGCTTCCGATCGGTCATCCGGTGAGCACCGACTCGCGGTGATTGGAAACTTTGATGTGGATGAAAACATGCAACAAGAAAGTGTGTCACTTGGGTTCCAAACGGTTGAGAGCATAGGGGACATTATTGAGATGAGTTCACCAAAAGAGAGACGGGTGCGGTTCACGGTTGATGATAATGATGAGTCGGAAAATTCAAGTTCACCGGATGTGCAAATGAGGCGTGAGCTTGAAGATTTGTTGGCGGCTCAACAAAGTGGGACCGCGTTTATTCTCGGGCACTCACATGTGA